A single genomic interval of Alteromonas sp. BL110 harbors:
- a CDS encoding uroporphyrinogen-III synthase → MLLFTRPLPKLKASASAFEQAGINAVGVATSDIIDIPSEQKASEEYLASNTVNAIIVTSVYAVNSVISGLRNTATPLPLIIAVGDATARKLQAGLETFSSANVVTPKVHTSEGILAMHQLNEANCQHVVIIKGEGGRDAIAKGLDEKGILVNSFCVYKREQLTRPVYTKRWKMGEVSGIIATSEAMALQLIEEFGNALLAFKWLTVSDRVAQTLNSKGVEEVAVCQRATDQALIAWVKDNWEY, encoded by the coding sequence ATGCTTCTGTTCACGCGTCCACTGCCAAAATTAAAAGCGAGTGCTTCGGCTTTCGAACAAGCGGGCATTAATGCGGTAGGCGTAGCCACCTCTGACATTATTGATATTCCATCTGAACAAAAAGCCTCTGAAGAGTATTTAGCTTCAAATACAGTAAACGCAATTATTGTTACCAGCGTATACGCTGTGAATAGTGTTATTTCGGGGCTGCGTAACACTGCCACCCCACTCCCTTTGATTATTGCCGTTGGCGATGCCACTGCGCGCAAGTTGCAGGCTGGCCTTGAAACGTTTTCTTCGGCCAACGTGGTTACTCCAAAGGTCCATACATCCGAAGGTATACTGGCAATGCACCAACTTAATGAGGCAAACTGTCAGCATGTCGTTATTATTAAAGGTGAAGGTGGGCGAGACGCCATAGCTAAAGGATTAGACGAAAAAGGTATTTTAGTGAATAGCTTTTGCGTTTATAAAAGAGAGCAACTTACGCGCCCAGTTTACACAAAACGGTGGAAAATGGGCGAAGTTAGCGGCATTATCGCAACAAGCGAAGCAATGGCACTGCAACTGATAGAAGAATTCGGTAACGCTTTGTTAGCTTTTAAATGGTTAACAGTGAGTGACCGAGTCGCCCAAACCCTTAACAGCAAAGGTGTTGAAGAGGTAGCGGTTTGTCAGCGAGCCACCGATCAGGCACTCATCGCCTGGGTAAAGGATAACTGGGAGTATTGA
- the gmk gene encoding guanylate kinase, whose amino-acid sequence MASLLGNLFILAAPSGAGKSSLIKALMEKYEGNETSPMQVSVSHTTRQPRPGEVDGVHYHFVSREQFEALIEQGVFFEYAEVFGNYYGTSRVTIEQTLYRGIDVFLDIDWQGARQVKKLMPDTCGIFILPPSLDVLEQRLNNRGQDSEEVIAGRMAQAVSEMSHFSEFDSVIVNDDFATALSDLEAIVTAQRLRTLKQQMRHQVLLDELLGSA is encoded by the coding sequence ATGGCTTCACTACTTGGCAATTTATTTATTCTTGCAGCTCCGTCTGGTGCTGGAAAATCAAGCCTTATCAAGGCGCTAATGGAAAAGTACGAAGGTAATGAAACTTCGCCTATGCAGGTGTCTGTGTCTCATACCACGCGTCAACCGCGTCCGGGTGAAGTAGACGGTGTGCATTACCATTTTGTAAGCCGAGAGCAGTTTGAAGCGCTTATCGAACAGGGCGTATTTTTTGAATATGCTGAAGTGTTTGGCAATTATTACGGCACATCCCGCGTAACTATCGAGCAGACACTTTACCGTGGTATTGATGTTTTCTTAGATATCGATTGGCAGGGTGCTCGCCAAGTTAAAAAACTCATGCCAGATACTTGTGGCATTTTTATTCTTCCACCATCACTTGATGTATTAGAACAACGCTTAAACAACCGCGGCCAAGACAGTGAAGAAGTAATTGCAGGGCGCATGGCACAAGCCGTATCAGAGATGTCTCATTTTAGTGAGTTCGATAGCGTGATCGTTAACGACGATTTTGCGACTGCATTGAGTGACTTAGAAGCCATTGTGACAGCTCAGCGTTTGCGTACACTAAAACAGCAAATGCGTCATCAAGTGCTATTGGACGAACTGCTCGGTAGCGCTTGA
- a CDS encoding GGDEF domain-containing protein: MDNTPIGQLLRNAQQDEAEVKRRKLTLYFISYVGGTIIAFMAWLNFGTNNPLLVSVLATSATVIYLNVALSHIFPKSDVFYYFAGLIVLFTINALVYTGGLNNTGLYFIFPLLFIQIIVVRFKPAMLYVAVTIGLSIYMLYNQDVIVAKYPAEHVSRFLIATFCFISVAFISENFWHKSRKEMLRENLERMRQANTDPLTKLPNRRFLETVFFERAMKDPGAYFPLTAVVVDIDHFKKINDTYGHDIGDEALIHFTSIIKSAVRASDIIARTGGEEFLVLFPLAPLSQGVKLAEKMRKVVEESPFIEGDINHNITASFGVATALTDDKLHASLKQADDNLYKAKNGGRNRVAE; encoded by the coding sequence ATGGACAACACGCCAATTGGACAGTTACTAAGAAACGCGCAACAAGACGAAGCTGAAGTAAAAAGACGCAAACTTACGTTGTATTTCATTTCCTATGTTGGTGGCACCATAATCGCGTTTATGGCGTGGCTTAATTTTGGCACCAATAACCCATTATTGGTTAGCGTATTAGCTACATCTGCCACCGTTATTTACCTTAACGTTGCGCTCTCACATATTTTCCCAAAAAGTGATGTGTTTTATTATTTCGCAGGGCTTATTGTTCTTTTCACCATCAATGCCTTGGTTTATACCGGCGGGCTTAATAACACGGGCTTGTACTTCATATTTCCACTACTTTTTATACAAATAATAGTAGTGCGATTTAAGCCAGCTATGCTCTATGTTGCGGTTACCATAGGGCTGTCGATTTATATGCTCTATAACCAAGACGTTATCGTTGCAAAATATCCTGCTGAGCATGTTTCACGGTTTTTGATTGCAACATTCTGTTTTATTAGCGTTGCCTTTATAAGCGAAAATTTCTGGCACAAAAGCCGAAAAGAAATGCTGCGTGAAAACTTAGAGCGAATGAGGCAAGCGAATACAGACCCGCTAACCAAATTACCAAACAGACGCTTTTTAGAAACTGTCTTTTTTGAACGAGCCATGAAAGACCCTGGCGCCTATTTCCCTCTAACCGCGGTTGTTGTCGATATAGACCACTTCAAAAAGATTAACGACACCTATGGGCATGATATTGGTGATGAGGCGCTAATCCACTTCACTAGCATTATCAAAAGCGCAGTTAGAGCGTCTGACATTATTGCGCGCACCGGCGGAGAAGAGTTTTTAGTGCTCTTTCCTCTGGCTCCGCTGAGCCAAGGCGTAAAACTTGCGGAAAAAATGAGAAAGGTGGTTGAAGAAAGCCCATTTATAGAAGGGGATATCAATCACAATATTACCGCCAGCTTTGGCGTTGCAACTGCACTTACCGACGACAAACTTCACGCTAGCTTAAAGCAAGCTGACGATAATCTTTATAAAGCGAAAAATGGAGGCAGAAACCGCGTCGCTGAATAG
- a CDS encoding alpha/beta hydrolase has protein sequence MTQQLLPCVEINPSTTPDACVIWLHGLGDSGHGFAPIVPELKLPESMAVKFLFPHAPERPVTINGGMRMRAWYDIKSLDFESRADLEGVKESAAQVEALIEAQIESGIPSERIVLAGFSQGGVIALHLAPRYARKFAGVIALSTYMCEPSLLESEASDTNRETPIMMAHGDQDEVVPVFMGNAAFKTINEGGFNATWQTYTMQHNVCMQELNDISAWLQKVLN, from the coding sequence ATGACTCAGCAACTTCTGCCGTGCGTAGAGATAAACCCTTCCACTACGCCTGATGCCTGCGTTATCTGGCTACACGGTCTAGGCGATTCAGGCCACGGTTTTGCGCCTATCGTGCCTGAACTAAAGCTTCCTGAATCAATGGCCGTCAAATTTCTATTCCCCCATGCACCTGAGCGCCCCGTAACCATTAACGGTGGTATGCGTATGCGTGCATGGTACGACATCAAATCACTGGATTTTGAAAGCCGTGCAGACTTAGAAGGCGTAAAAGAATCTGCTGCACAAGTAGAAGCACTTATTGAAGCGCAGATTGAAAGTGGTATTCCCAGTGAACGCATAGTGCTTGCTGGATTCTCTCAAGGCGGTGTGATTGCACTTCACCTAGCGCCTAGATATGCCCGTAAGTTTGCTGGGGTTATCGCGCTATCTACATACATGTGTGAGCCATCACTACTTGAAAGTGAGGCGTCAGACACCAACCGTGAAACGCCTATTATGATGGCCCACGGTGACCAAGATGAAGTGGTACCCGTATTTATGGGCAACGCGGCATTTAAAACGATAAATGAGGGCGGTTTTAACGCTACGTGGCAGACTTACACCATGCAACACAATGTATGTATGCAAGAACTTAACGACATCAGTGCTTGGCTTCAAAAAGTTCTAAACTAA
- the hemC gene encoding hydroxymethylbilane synthase yields MSYLNTTRTVRIATRKSALALWQAEYVKAKLMEHYPSMTVELVPMSTQGDKILDTPLAKIGGKGLFIKELEIAMLEGRADIAVHSMKDVPVAFPEGFGLHAICERENPFDAFVSNDHDSLDALPQGAVVGTSSLRRQCQIRKYRPDLIIKDLRGNVNTRLAKLDAGEYDAIILASAGLIRLEMESRIRMPLPADISLPAVGQGAVGIECRNDDEELINLLQALNHTDTNTRVTAERAMNERLEGGCQVPIGSFATLDGDVLTLTGMVGKPDGTELLFASATASREKAADIGVEVADALLEQGAGEILKALYN; encoded by the coding sequence ATGAGTTACCTCAACACTACCCGCACCGTTCGAATTGCTACCAGAAAAAGCGCGCTAGCGCTTTGGCAAGCAGAGTATGTGAAGGCAAAATTAATGGAGCACTATCCATCGATGACCGTTGAGCTTGTACCAATGAGCACTCAGGGCGACAAAATTTTAGATACGCCACTGGCCAAAATTGGCGGCAAAGGCCTGTTCATTAAAGAACTTGAAATAGCTATGTTGGAAGGCCGTGCTGATATTGCAGTGCACTCAATGAAAGACGTGCCCGTAGCGTTTCCTGAAGGTTTTGGTTTGCACGCTATTTGTGAACGCGAAAACCCGTTTGACGCTTTTGTCTCTAACGATCACGATAGCCTAGATGCGTTACCACAAGGCGCAGTAGTGGGCACATCTAGCCTTCGCAGACAATGCCAAATTCGCAAGTATCGCCCAGATCTCATCATTAAAGATTTACGCGGTAATGTGAACACGCGATTAGCAAAGCTAGATGCGGGCGAATACGACGCCATTATCCTAGCTTCTGCAGGTCTTATTCGCCTTGAAATGGAATCTCGCATTCGTATGCCGTTACCTGCTGATATTTCGCTACCAGCTGTTGGCCAAGGCGCGGTAGGTATTGAATGCCGTAACGACGACGAAGAACTGATTAACTTACTACAAGCGTTGAATCATACAGATACCAATACCCGTGTTACCGCAGAGCGCGCCATGAATGAAAGATTGGAAGGCGGCTGCCAAGTACCTATCGGTAGTTTTGCAACCCTTGATGGCGACGTACTTACTTTAACCGGTATGGTTGGAAAACCAGATGGTACTGAACTGCTGTTTGCGTCGGCTACCGCGTCGCGTGAAAAAGCCGCAGACATCGGCGTCGAAGTGGCTGACGCGCTTTTAGAGCAAGGTGCCGGAGAAATCCTTAAAGCACTTTATAACTAA
- a CDS encoding uroporphyrinogen-III C-methyltransferase: MANNNENSPQKEELVKVEAEKEVIESSATQSESTESGAKKKKSSGNGLLWFVVIILFLVVIGMAGAGYWYYMQQQSASADTATTQQSNTTKLNTIERERSDILASLEAVSRTNEALQGTVAELKAQNEKLSLQAESTLQQLNNMEGRRPADWLIAEADYLVRMAGRKLWLENDVRTAILLLVNADKRLKSLADPSVLPVRASLAEDIQTLQQLNPVSQSSVALALTGMIAQIDKLPLDTFEKPEDANAEDTTLSESADDWQENLAKVWRSLVNDFLTVKTIEGPVEPVLSLEAQFLAKEQLRLQLMHAQTAALQGDAGLYSQSLQYAQTLLIEKYDTEKSQVTGFVDALQNLIATDVSRPIPTELASQKPLERLLDSRVKQVFGQGASAL; this comes from the coding sequence ATGGCCAACAATAATGAAAATAGCCCACAAAAAGAGGAACTCGTAAAAGTGGAAGCTGAAAAAGAAGTAATTGAGTCTTCTGCCACGCAGAGTGAATCGACTGAATCTGGCGCTAAGAAAAAGAAATCATCAGGCAATGGCCTGTTGTGGTTCGTCGTTATCATCTTATTCTTGGTAGTGATAGGCATGGCTGGCGCAGGCTATTGGTATTACATGCAGCAGCAGTCGGCAAGCGCAGATACTGCCACCACACAGCAAAGCAACACCACCAAGTTAAATACTATCGAGCGCGAGCGTAGCGACATTCTAGCGTCGCTAGAAGCCGTGTCGCGAACAAATGAAGCTTTGCAAGGTACGGTAGCCGAGCTTAAAGCACAGAATGAAAAGCTTAGTCTTCAAGCAGAATCTACCCTTCAACAGCTAAACAATATGGAAGGTCGTCGCCCAGCCGACTGGCTAATCGCTGAAGCCGACTATTTAGTTCGCATGGCAGGCAGAAAGCTATGGCTTGAAAACGATGTTCGTACAGCAATTTTGCTGCTGGTTAATGCAGATAAGCGTTTAAAATCATTGGCTGACCCATCGGTGCTACCCGTTCGCGCTAGCCTAGCTGAAGATATTCAAACGCTACAGCAGCTAAACCCTGTCTCGCAAAGCTCAGTAGCGCTTGCCCTTACCGGTATGATTGCGCAAATCGATAAGCTTCCTCTTGATACTTTTGAAAAGCCAGAAGATGCTAACGCAGAAGACACCACCTTGTCAGAGTCGGCTGACGACTGGCAGGAAAACCTTGCGAAGGTGTGGCGTTCGTTGGTGAATGATTTTCTTACGGTTAAAACCATTGAAGGTCCTGTAGAGCCAGTACTTTCATTAGAAGCGCAGTTCCTGGCAAAAGAGCAGCTTCGCCTACAGCTTATGCACGCACAAACCGCAGCGCTTCAGGGCGATGCCGGGCTTTACAGCCAATCGCTTCAGTATGCGCAAACGCTGCTTATTGAAAAATATGATACTGAGAAGAGCCAGGTAACCGGCTTTGTTGATGCACTTCAAAACCTGATTGCTACTGATGTATCACGCCCAATTCCAACAGAGCTAGCGTCACAAAAACCGCTAGAGCGTTTACTGGATAGCCGCGTTAAACAGGTGTTTGGTCAAGGAGCAAGTGCACTATGA
- a CDS encoding ATP-grasp domain-containing protein, whose product MHHVILGHQKDLHATYMLDAMRKKGLNAHLLQSSDFPRCIQLAYSPSNGFGHLISSDGNKLAFEEVKSVYWRNFCGVSDEAHRGNFGTAEYISAKDSMACLRSWFNVSENTLWANSWQAYEHHKEKPWQLSKAKKLGLNIPRTLVTNDIREIKSWYTSLEKSIFKPVTGGTHTEILCAAHFDSAHITDALSKAPITVQEYIEGTNIRTFVIGDQVFSAEIRSDSVDFREDKNTDVIPIETPKDIALQAISIMKTLHMTWTAIDWRRDKSGVYYFLEANPSPMFYGFEVQTGISITDHLISFLAKGKPGFSQVKDMHRVTA is encoded by the coding sequence ATGCACCACGTCATACTAGGCCACCAGAAAGACCTGCACGCTACTTATATGCTTGACGCGATGCGAAAAAAAGGGCTAAACGCACATCTATTGCAGTCAAGTGACTTTCCTCGCTGTATTCAATTGGCTTACTCACCGTCAAATGGTTTTGGCCATTTAATTTCAAGTGATGGCAATAAATTGGCTTTCGAAGAAGTTAAGTCTGTCTACTGGCGTAATTTTTGTGGCGTATCAGATGAAGCACATCGAGGCAATTTTGGCACAGCTGAATATATTTCGGCAAAAGATAGCATGGCATGTTTGCGTAGCTGGTTCAATGTTTCTGAAAACACACTATGGGCTAATAGTTGGCAAGCCTATGAGCACCACAAAGAAAAACCTTGGCAGTTATCGAAGGCAAAAAAATTAGGCCTAAACATTCCAAGAACATTAGTGACTAACGATATTCGCGAGATTAAAAGTTGGTATACATCTTTAGAAAAAAGCATATTCAAACCTGTCACAGGCGGCACACACACAGAGATTTTGTGTGCCGCCCATTTTGACAGTGCTCACATTACCGATGCGTTATCAAAAGCGCCAATAACTGTCCAGGAATATATTGAAGGCACTAACATTCGAACATTTGTTATCGGTGACCAAGTTTTCTCTGCGGAAATACGTAGTGATAGTGTTGATTTTCGCGAGGATAAAAATACGGATGTCATTCCAATCGAAACACCGAAAGATATTGCCTTACAGGCTATATCAATTATGAAAACCCTGCATATGACTTGGACTGCTATTGATTGGAGAAGAGACAAGAGCGGTGTTTACTACTTCCTAGAGGCGAATCCGTCGCCTATGTTTTATGGGTTTGAAGTTCAGACTGGCATTTCAATCACAGACCATCTGATTTCGTTCTTAGCTAAGGGCAAACCAGGGTTTTCACAAGTAAAAGATATGCATCGAGTTACGGCTTAG
- the thiC gene encoding phosphomethylpyrimidine synthase ThiC: MSNRREQRQQAQQFINELAGEAYPNSTRHYECGSRDDIRVAMRLIHQHDSLVGGTEENPILEPNPPIPVYDTSGPYGDPQENIDVHTGLAPLRQKWIEERSDTVELEGVSSSFAKERENDIFTEDFRFIRSRKPLKAKAGKNVTQLHYARQGIITPEMEYIAIRENMGRQAIKDAELTQQHKGEHFGANLPDTITPEFVRQEVAAGRAIIPCNINHPELEPMIIGRNFLVKINANIGNSAVTSSIEEEVEKLVWSTRWGADTIMDLSTGRNIHETREWLLRNSPVPLGTVPIYQALEKVNGVAEDLTWEMFKDTLIEQAEQGVDYFTIHAGVLLEYVHLTAKRVTGIVSRGGSIMAKWCLSHHQQSFLYEHFREICEICAKYDVALSLGDGLRPGSVADANDDAQFSELRTLGELTKIAWEYDVQVMIEGPGHVPMHMIKENMEEQLTHCHEAPFYTLGPLTTDIAPGYDHFTSGIGAAMIGWFGCAMLCYVTPKEHLGLPNKEDVKQGLITYKIAAHAADLAKGHPGAQIRDNAMSKARFEFRWEDQFNLALDPHTARAYHDETLPQASGKVAHFCSMCGPKFCSMKISQEVRDVAKQAEQQEFEKEKGMKDMADAFNQSGAQLYHSADSKVELP, encoded by the coding sequence ATGTCGAACAGACGCGAACAACGCCAACAAGCTCAGCAATTCATAAATGAACTAGCGGGCGAAGCTTACCCAAATTCAACACGCCACTACGAGTGTGGTAGCCGCGACGACATTCGCGTGGCCATGCGCCTTATCCACCAGCACGACAGCTTAGTCGGTGGCACCGAAGAAAACCCTATCTTAGAGCCCAACCCACCGATTCCGGTGTATGACACTTCAGGGCCCTACGGCGACCCGCAAGAAAACATAGATGTACACACGGGTTTAGCACCACTTAGACAAAAGTGGATTGAAGAACGCAGCGATACTGTCGAATTAGAAGGCGTTTCATCAAGCTTCGCGAAAGAGCGAGAAAACGACATTTTTACCGAAGATTTTCGCTTTATTCGAAGCCGCAAACCACTAAAGGCAAAAGCAGGCAAAAACGTAACCCAGCTTCACTACGCAAGACAAGGCATTATTACCCCTGAAATGGAGTACATTGCCATTCGTGAAAACATGGGCCGCCAAGCCATTAAAGATGCCGAGCTTACGCAACAGCACAAAGGCGAGCACTTTGGTGCGAATTTACCCGACACCATTACGCCTGAATTTGTACGCCAAGAAGTAGCCGCAGGCCGTGCCATCATTCCATGTAACATCAATCACCCCGAACTAGAGCCAATGATTATCGGCCGTAACTTCCTGGTGAAAATAAACGCGAATATTGGTAATTCTGCAGTAACGTCATCAATAGAAGAAGAAGTAGAAAAGCTAGTGTGGTCTACGCGCTGGGGCGCCGACACCATCATGGACTTGTCTACCGGCAGAAATATTCACGAAACTCGCGAGTGGCTGCTACGTAACAGCCCAGTTCCTCTTGGTACCGTGCCCATTTATCAAGCGCTAGAAAAAGTAAACGGTGTAGCCGAAGACTTAACTTGGGAAATGTTTAAAGACACGCTTATCGAGCAAGCTGAACAAGGTGTGGATTACTTTACCATTCACGCAGGCGTGTTGCTTGAATACGTTCACCTTACCGCAAAACGGGTAACTGGCATTGTATCGCGGGGCGGTTCGATAATGGCAAAGTGGTGTTTAAGCCACCACCAGCAAAGCTTCTTATACGAACACTTTCGCGAGATTTGTGAAATTTGCGCCAAGTACGATGTGGCGCTGTCACTTGGTGATGGCTTGCGCCCCGGCAGCGTGGCTGATGCTAACGACGATGCGCAGTTCTCTGAGTTACGTACCCTGGGTGAGCTAACTAAAATTGCCTGGGAATACGATGTTCAAGTAATGATTGAAGGCCCAGGGCATGTACCAATGCACATGATTAAAGAGAACATGGAAGAGCAGCTTACGCACTGTCACGAAGCGCCGTTCTACACGCTCGGCCCACTTACTACAGACATTGCACCTGGCTACGATCACTTCACATCAGGCATTGGCGCCGCCATGATTGGTTGGTTCGGTTGCGCAATGCTTTGCTACGTAACCCCTAAAGAGCATTTAGGGTTGCCTAACAAAGAAGACGTTAAGCAGGGGCTTATTACCTACAAAATAGCAGCTCATGCTGCCGACTTAGCGAAAGGCCACCCCGGCGCGCAAATACGCGACAATGCCATGTCGAAAGCGCGCTTTGAGTTTAGGTGGGAAGATCAGTTCAATTTAGCCCTCGACCCCCACACTGCTCGTGCTTATCACGATGAAACCCTGCCTCAGGCGTCTGGTAAAGTTGCGCACTTTTGCTCTATGTGCGGCCCCAAATTTTGCAGCATGAAAATTTCTCAAGAGGTGCGCGATGTCGCTAAACAAGCAGAGCAACAAGAGTTTGAGAAAGAAAAAGGCATGAAAGACATGGCTGATGCGTTTAATCAGTCGGGTGCTCAGCTTTATCACAGTGCAGATAGCAAGGTAGAGTTGCCATGA
- a CDS encoding heme biosynthesis HemY N-terminal domain-containing protein, translating into MKWLAIALAVLAAFVVALIVGPMILGDKGYVLISLGSTAIEMTVISFCILVIGAVIAWYVLSRFALWALSLITGSHKWFGTLGERKRKRAFYDGLHAMAAGDFDSAQKALGKTTNGDFEGVNYLASAQIAFANDDLSKARYFLVQATDFPKAKVAATVMHARIDVAEEKFDAALEKLNELDEQDRENKQVVQLKAQILAKLGKWQVLQENLSGWRKALPKADYTAWSQRIAKGKFAEIASKQGAVELKSYWDTLPRKLRHDDAYRAAYVQQLLDQGMHADAQDLLVEWQKRGPNSALFPLFTQLNIPDASPSLRLLESWIKQDEENVELYSTLGQVAFNSGDDVLAEKALLKATKMQSRKEDLLLLSAISERKHDTATALQLYKEGQQLAS; encoded by the coding sequence ATGAAATGGTTAGCTATTGCCCTTGCGGTATTAGCCGCATTCGTTGTTGCGCTTATTGTTGGTCCAATGATACTTGGCGATAAAGGTTACGTACTTATTTCCTTAGGAAGTACAGCTATTGAAATGACCGTGATCAGCTTTTGTATTTTGGTCATAGGTGCCGTCATTGCCTGGTATGTGTTATCTCGTTTTGCTCTGTGGGCATTAAGCTTAATTACAGGCTCACATAAATGGTTTGGCACCTTAGGTGAACGTAAGCGCAAGCGCGCGTTTTACGATGGCTTACACGCCATGGCCGCAGGTGATTTTGATTCGGCGCAAAAAGCATTAGGTAAAACCACCAATGGTGACTTTGAAGGCGTAAACTATTTAGCCTCAGCGCAAATTGCGTTTGCCAACGACGACCTATCCAAAGCCCGTTATTTTCTGGTTCAAGCCACTGACTTTCCGAAAGCAAAAGTAGCCGCAACAGTAATGCATGCACGCATTGATGTAGCTGAAGAAAAGTTTGATGCGGCGTTAGAAAAGCTTAACGAGCTAGACGAACAAGACCGTGAGAACAAGCAAGTTGTGCAATTGAAAGCACAAATTCTTGCCAAGCTAGGTAAGTGGCAGGTGCTTCAAGAGAATTTATCAGGCTGGCGTAAAGCCTTGCCTAAAGCTGACTACACCGCGTGGAGCCAGCGTATTGCTAAGGGTAAGTTTGCAGAAATTGCCAGTAAGCAAGGTGCCGTTGAGCTTAAATCGTATTGGGACACCCTGCCCCGTAAGCTGCGTCACGACGACGCTTATCGCGCCGCTTACGTTCAACAGCTACTTGACCAAGGCATGCATGCCGACGCTCAGGATTTGTTAGTTGAATGGCAAAAACGTGGACCGAACAGCGCCCTATTCCCGTTGTTCACACAGCTTAATATTCCAGATGCATCGCCATCATTACGTTTACTTGAAAGCTGGATAAAACAGGACGAAGAAAACGTTGAGCTTTATTCCACGCTAGGCCAAGTGGCGTTTAACTCTGGCGATGATGTGTTAGCTGAGAAAGCTTTGCTTAAAGCCACTAAAATGCAGTCGCGTAAAGAAGATTTATTGCTGCTATCTGCCATTAGTGAGCGCAAGCATGACACAGCCACCGCCCTTCAGCTTTACAAAGAAGGTCAACAACTAGCTAGCTAA